One Cryobacterium psychrophilum DNA segment encodes these proteins:
- a CDS encoding serine/threonine-protein kinase yields MVGTGGMASVYQATDTSLGRTVAVKLFRSDSMDSAGPERQSGEISLLASLNHFALVTLFDAGTAQVNGSPRTFIVMEFVDGSDLRTRLLDGPLEPRDLADIGADLAEALHYVHALGIIHRDIKPANVLLTPSGFPGRAMHAKLADFGIARLLDETRLTATGATLGTASYLSPEQALGTALGPPTDVYSLGLVLLESLTGERAYPGTAIESAMARLQRQPQIPAGVSQGWADLLTAMTSREAADRPTASAAAVVLRTLVADSAPELVPTVPLLDDLAAETGLATALMAEPAHAATRLLPEQPAFVPQLAPEHDPASDDDNAPTALLPRGDRSEPSRAPRTKRPRRAPATSPRTARAIAVGAGIVLALVVLLVVLLNRPSTPEAAPPTYPAVDGPLGDHLQQLQESVTP; encoded by the coding sequence CTGGTGGGCACGGGCGGCATGGCATCCGTCTATCAGGCAACGGATACCTCGCTCGGCCGCACGGTGGCGGTGAAACTTTTTCGCTCCGACAGCATGGATTCCGCGGGTCCCGAACGCCAGAGCGGTGAGATTTCGCTGCTCGCGAGCCTGAACCACTTCGCCCTCGTGACCCTGTTCGATGCGGGGACCGCGCAGGTCAACGGCTCACCGCGCACCTTCATCGTGATGGAATTCGTCGATGGCTCCGATCTGCGCACGCGCCTGCTTGATGGACCGCTCGAGCCCCGCGACCTCGCTGACATTGGCGCGGACCTCGCCGAGGCCCTGCACTACGTGCACGCGCTCGGCATCATTCACCGGGACATCAAGCCCGCGAACGTTCTGCTGACGCCGTCGGGGTTCCCCGGTCGTGCCATGCACGCCAAGCTCGCCGACTTCGGCATTGCGCGCCTTCTCGATGAGACGCGGCTCACCGCCACCGGGGCCACACTCGGCACCGCCAGCTACCTCAGCCCCGAACAGGCGCTCGGCACCGCCCTCGGCCCGCCAACGGACGTGTATTCGCTCGGACTCGTGCTGTTGGAAAGCCTCACCGGCGAGCGCGCGTACCCCGGAACCGCGATCGAATCGGCCATGGCCCGGCTGCAGCGCCAGCCGCAGATTCCCGCCGGCGTGAGCCAGGGATGGGCGGACCTTCTGACCGCCATGACGAGTCGCGAGGCCGCCGATCGTCCCACCGCCTCCGCTGCGGCCGTGGTCTTGCGCACGCTCGTGGCCGATAGCGCGCCGGAACTGGTTCCCACGGTTCCCCTGCTCGACGACCTCGCCGCCGAAACCGGGCTCGCGACGGCGCTCATGGCCGAACCGGCGCATGCCGCCACCCGACTCCTGCCGGAGCAGCCGGCATTCGTTCCCCAGCTGGCACCCGAGCACGATCCGGCCAGCGACGACGACAACGCCCCAACCGCGCTGCTGCCCCGAGGTGACAGGTCAGAGCCGAGCCGTGCCCCCCGTACGAAGCGCCCGCGGCGGGCACCCGCCACGTCGCCGCGTACCGCGCGCGCCATCGCCGTTGGCGCCGGAATAGTGCTGGCTCTTGTTGTGCTGCTTGTTGTGCTGCTCAACCGACCGAGCACGCCGGAGGCGGCGCCGCCGACCTACCCCGCCGTCGACGGCCCACTCGGCGACCACCTGCAGCAGCTTCAGGAGAGCGTGACCCCATGA
- a CDS encoding mucin-associated surface protein, with protein MTRIRFRLTLATLALSALALSGCAGDPVSLQPSTAEQLQSAVLDVTTAAAEGDLTSAQSLLTNVESNLRTAAAAGQVTPERSAEIQVAINLVGTDLSTAIDTAAAQAAAQAAAQAAAEAQAAKDAAQADTDADAPKDAAQAADEAAKAADEAAKNGGKDGKDSSCEKGDKDCEG; from the coding sequence ATGACCCGCATTCGTTTTCGCCTGACCCTGGCCACCCTGGCCCTGTCGGCCCTCGCCCTCTCCGGGTGTGCCGGCGATCCCGTTTCCCTGCAGCCGTCGACGGCCGAACAGTTGCAAAGCGCCGTGCTTGATGTGACGACGGCCGCTGCCGAGGGTGACCTCACCAGCGCACAGTCCCTGCTCACGAACGTTGAGTCCAACCTGCGCACCGCCGCCGCCGCCGGCCAGGTGACCCCGGAGCGGTCCGCGGAGATTCAGGTGGCCATCAACCTGGTGGGCACCGACCTCAGCACGGCGATCGACACGGCCGCCGCACAGGCCGCCGCACAGGCCGCCGCACAGGCCGCCGCAGAGGCACAGGCCGCCAAGGACGCCGCCCAGGCGGATACCGACGCCGACGCGCCCAAGGATGCCGCCCAGGCAGCCGACGAGGCAGCCAAGGCAGCCGACGAGGCGGCCAAAAATGGCGGCAAAGACGGCAAAGACTCCTCGTGCGAAAAGGGCGACAAGGACTGCGAGGGCTAG
- a CDS encoding M50 family metallopeptidase, with product MESVLLFILGVVVIVVGLAVSIGLHEIGHLVPAKLFGVKVTQYMIGFGPTLWSKKKGETEYGFKAIPLGGYISMIGMFPPKKGGAVQSASTGFFDTLVQEGAPEKKPGAMATMVDDARQASADTIGEGEHHRAFYTLPVYKRIVIMLGGPTMNLLIAIVMFSILLMGFGTTQTSTTVGSVSSCVLPATSDRQSCESSDEAAPGAAAGLKPGDRFVSIGGTAITSWSQSTQIIRGAPGQALQMVVDRAGTEVALTITPKLTERYVLDSAGEPVTDAAGAPVTEQVGFVGIGAAGELVRQPATAVMPAVGDTIASTAGIIIQLPQRLVDVANAAFGPGERDPNGPMSMVGVGRVAGEIASIDTIPVASKVATMVGILGSVNIALFVFNLVPLLPLDGGHVAGALWEGIRRAFAKLFKRPEPGPVDMAKLMPLTLAVVVLLGGMSLLLVYADIVKPVNLFG from the coding sequence GTGGAATCTGTACTGCTATTCATTCTCGGCGTCGTCGTCATCGTCGTGGGCCTCGCCGTTTCTATCGGCCTGCACGAGATCGGGCACCTGGTTCCCGCCAAGCTGTTTGGCGTGAAGGTCACGCAGTACATGATCGGCTTCGGGCCGACGCTGTGGTCGAAGAAGAAGGGCGAAACCGAATACGGGTTCAAGGCCATCCCGCTCGGCGGCTACATCTCCATGATCGGCATGTTCCCGCCGAAAAAGGGCGGGGCGGTACAGAGCGCGAGCACGGGGTTCTTCGACACCCTGGTGCAGGAGGGCGCGCCGGAGAAGAAGCCGGGGGCGATGGCGACCATGGTCGACGACGCGCGCCAGGCGAGCGCTGACACCATTGGTGAGGGCGAGCATCACCGCGCGTTCTACACACTCCCCGTCTACAAGCGCATCGTCATCATGCTCGGCGGACCCACGATGAACCTGCTCATCGCGATCGTCATGTTCTCCATTCTGCTGATGGGCTTCGGCACCACCCAGACGAGCACGACCGTCGGCAGCGTCAGCTCGTGCGTGCTCCCGGCCACCAGCGACAGGCAGTCCTGCGAGAGCAGCGACGAGGCCGCCCCCGGCGCCGCGGCCGGGCTGAAGCCGGGCGACCGCTTCGTGAGCATCGGTGGCACCGCCATCACCAGCTGGAGCCAGTCAACGCAGATCATTCGGGGTGCCCCCGGCCAGGCCCTGCAGATGGTGGTCGACCGCGCCGGCACTGAGGTGGCCCTCACGATCACCCCCAAGCTCACCGAACGCTACGTTCTCGACTCTGCGGGCGAACCGGTGACGGATGCCGCGGGCGCCCCGGTCACCGAGCAGGTCGGTTTCGTGGGCATCGGTGCCGCCGGCGAACTCGTGCGCCAGCCGGCCACGGCCGTCATGCCCGCGGTCGGCGACACGATCGCCTCGACCGCCGGCATCATCATCCAGTTGCCGCAGCGTCTCGTTGACGTGGCAAACGCCGCGTTCGGACCGGGCGAACGCGACCCGAACGGCCCCATGAGCATGGTCGGCGTCGGTCGCGTCGCCGGCGAGATCGCGAGTATCGACACCATTCCGGTGGCCAGCAAGGTTGCCACCATGGTCGGCATTCTCGGTTCGGTCAACATTGCCCTCTTCGTGTTCAACCTCGTTCCGCTGCTGCCGCTCGACGGCGGACACGTGGCCGGGGCGTTGTGGGAGGGCATCCGTCGTGCTTTCGCGAAGCTGTTCAAACGGCCGGAGCCGGGGCCGGTCGACATGGCCAAACTCATGCCCCTCACGTTGGCCGTGGTCGTGCTGCTCGGTGGGATGAGCCTGCTGCTCGTGTACGCCGACATCGTCAAACCCGTCAACCTCTTCGGCTGA
- the dxr gene encoding 1-deoxy-D-xylulose-5-phosphate reductoisomerase: protein MRRVIILGSTGSIGTQALDVIKANPTRFEVVGLSAGTNRALLDEQAAEFGVDDTALGAEEAEQLVQGVDADVVLNGITGSVGLGPTLAALKSGRVLALANKESLIVGGDLVKSLAAPGQIVPVDSEHSAIAQALRSGTSDEVRRLVLTASGGPFRGRTREQLANVTPREALNHPTWDMGVVVTTNSATLVNKGLEIIEAHLLFDVGYDRIDVVVHPQSIVHSMVEFIDGSTIAQASPPDMRLPISLGLDWPNRVAAVGTPIDWATPHAWTFEPLDDTAFPAVDLAKRVGRAGGSYPAVFNAANEQAVAAFHDGKIGFLDIVDTVLRAVESHEQDGPLTRESLAGAEAWARATADQHIIAASAR from the coding sequence GTGCGCAGAGTAATAATCCTCGGGTCCACCGGTTCAATCGGTACGCAGGCCCTCGACGTGATCAAAGCCAATCCCACCAGGTTTGAGGTAGTCGGCCTGTCGGCCGGCACCAACCGGGCCCTCCTCGACGAACAGGCCGCCGAGTTCGGCGTGGACGACACGGCGCTCGGGGCGGAGGAGGCGGAGCAGCTCGTGCAGGGCGTCGATGCCGACGTCGTGCTCAACGGGATCACCGGTTCGGTGGGCCTCGGCCCGACCCTCGCCGCCCTCAAGTCCGGCCGCGTTCTTGCGCTGGCCAACAAGGAGTCACTCATCGTGGGGGGTGACCTCGTGAAGTCCCTCGCCGCTCCCGGCCAGATTGTTCCGGTCGACTCCGAGCACTCCGCGATTGCCCAGGCCTTGCGATCGGGCACCAGCGACGAGGTGCGTCGGCTCGTGCTGACGGCATCCGGTGGCCCGTTTCGCGGTCGTACTCGTGAGCAGCTGGCCAACGTGACGCCTCGCGAGGCGCTCAACCACCCCACGTGGGACATGGGCGTCGTGGTCACGACGAACTCGGCGACCCTCGTGAACAAGGGACTTGAGATCATCGAGGCCCATCTGCTCTTCGACGTGGGCTACGACCGGATCGACGTGGTGGTGCACCCGCAGTCGATCGTGCACTCCATGGTGGAGTTCATCGACGGTTCCACGATTGCGCAGGCGTCGCCGCCCGACATGCGCCTGCCCATTTCACTGGGTCTGGACTGGCCGAACCGGGTGGCGGCGGTAGGAACGCCGATCGACTGGGCGACACCGCACGCCTGGACCTTCGAACCGCTCGACGACACCGCATTTCCTGCCGTGGACCTCGCCAAGCGGGTCGGGCGCGCCGGCGGCAGCTACCCGGCCGTGTTCAACGCCGCGAATGAGCAGGCCGTGGCGGCCTTCCACGACGGCAAGATCGGGTTCCTCGACATCGTCGACACCGTGCTGCGCGCGGTCGAGTCACACGAGCAGGACGGACCGCTCACCCGGGAATCGCTGGCCGGGGCAGAGGCCTGGGCTCGCGCCACCGCCGACCAACACATCATCGCGGCCAGCGCGCGCTAG
- a CDS encoding aminotransferase class III-fold pyridoxal phosphate-dependent enzyme: MTASYSVPQTRKLVTALPGPRSVELQARRERTVARGAGTLANIYMDHGAGAILVDVDGNQIIDLGCGIGVTTIGHANPDVAAAAAEQAAKLTHTLFTVTPYENYVRVAEKLAEITPGDFEKRSILVNTGAEAVENAVKIARKFTGRRAIVALDHAFHGRTNLTMAMTYRPWPERAGMGPFPGEIYSVPTSYPFRDELSGEEAAEKTIDYINTHIGATEIAAFFVEPIQGDGGIVTPAPGFFERIREFCTENGIVFVADEIQAGIARTGAWYSIEHHNVVPDLVTTAKGIAGGFPLAAVTGRADIMDSVQPGGVGGTFGGNPVSTAAALAVFNLIERDDLLAEAQRVEKTLRARIGDWAEKFSVVGDVRGKGAMFGVELVHPETKKPYPEALTAVIKHATSNGVIVLDAGSWDSVLRILPSVVISDELIDDAATVIEEALAVLSATYPEG; encoded by the coding sequence ATGACTGCTTCCTATTCCGTCCCCCAGACCCGCAAGCTCGTCACCGCCCTTCCCGGCCCCCGGTCGGTTGAACTGCAGGCGCGGCGTGAGCGAACCGTTGCGCGCGGCGCCGGAACCCTGGCCAACATCTACATGGATCACGGAGCCGGCGCGATCCTCGTCGACGTCGACGGCAACCAGATCATCGACCTGGGCTGCGGCATCGGCGTGACGACGATCGGCCACGCCAACCCGGACGTCGCCGCTGCGGCAGCCGAACAGGCCGCAAAGCTCACCCACACGCTGTTCACCGTGACGCCATACGAGAACTACGTGCGCGTCGCCGAGAAACTCGCCGAGATCACGCCCGGAGATTTCGAGAAGCGCTCGATTCTGGTGAACACGGGAGCCGAGGCCGTGGAGAACGCGGTCAAGATCGCCCGCAAGTTCACCGGTCGCCGCGCCATCGTTGCCCTTGACCACGCGTTCCACGGTCGCACCAACCTCACGATGGCCATGACGTACCGCCCCTGGCCGGAGCGCGCCGGCATGGGTCCGTTCCCCGGCGAGATCTACAGCGTGCCCACGAGTTACCCCTTCCGTGACGAACTCTCCGGGGAGGAAGCGGCGGAGAAGACGATTGATTACATCAACACCCACATCGGCGCGACGGAGATCGCCGCGTTCTTCGTCGAACCGATCCAGGGCGACGGCGGTATCGTCACCCCCGCCCCCGGGTTCTTCGAGCGGATCCGCGAGTTCTGCACCGAGAACGGAATCGTTTTCGTCGCCGACGAGATACAGGCGGGCATCGCTCGTACCGGAGCCTGGTACTCGATCGAGCACCACAACGTGGTCCCCGACCTCGTCACCACGGCCAAGGGCATCGCGGGCGGGTTCCCGCTCGCTGCGGTCACGGGCCGCGCCGACATCATGGATTCCGTGCAGCCGGGAGGTGTTGGCGGTACGTTCGGCGGCAACCCGGTCTCCACCGCGGCCGCCCTCGCCGTGTTCAACCTGATCGAACGCGACGACCTCCTCGCCGAGGCGCAGCGTGTGGAGAAGACCCTCCGGGCTCGCATCGGCGACTGGGCGGAGAAGTTCTCGGTGGTGGGAGACGTGCGCGGCAAGGGCGCCATGTTCGGGGTGGAGCTCGTGCACCCCGAAACGAAGAAGCCCTACCCCGAGGCTCTCACTGCCGTCATCAAGCACGCCACGTCGAACGGTGTCATCGTGCTCGACGCCGGCAGCTGGGACTCCGTGCTGCGCATCCTGCCCTCCGTCGTCATCTCCGACGAACTCATCGACGACGCGGCCACCGTCATCGAAGAGGCCCTCGCGGTGTTGTCCGCGACCTACCCGGAGGGCTGA
- a CDS encoding ABC transporter permease subunit: MSTIVLLLITGLGLGALYFLVASGLSLIYGLMGVLNFAHGSFLTIGAFMGWEAARRLSDGSWWALLAAMITGALVGALAAAATEYFLIRRLYNRHIEQVLVTVGLGSLSGAALAPVLVAVLQPFANFYLGGTGDLAVVLALAAVLLIRPRGLLGSTT; encoded by the coding sequence GTGAGTACCATCGTCCTGCTCCTGATCACCGGCCTGGGTCTCGGCGCCCTGTACTTTCTTGTCGCCTCCGGGCTGTCGCTCATCTACGGGCTCATGGGCGTGCTCAACTTCGCGCATGGCTCCTTCCTCACGATTGGTGCCTTCATGGGCTGGGAGGCCGCGCGCCGACTGAGCGACGGCTCCTGGTGGGCCCTCCTCGCCGCCATGATCACCGGAGCGCTGGTCGGGGCGCTCGCCGCTGCGGCGACCGAATACTTTCTCATTCGCCGGCTATACAACCGGCACATTGAACAGGTGCTCGTCACCGTGGGCCTCGGTTCCCTGAGCGGCGCGGCCCTGGCACCCGTTCTCGTGGCCGTGCTCCAGCCGTTCGCGAACTTCTATCTGGGCGGCACCGGCGACCTCGCCGTCGTGCTCGCGCTCGCCGCGGTGCTGCTGATCAGACCGCGCGGCCTACTCGGGAGCACAACATGA
- a CDS encoding AMP-binding protein, producing the protein MNETPPTDGLHTLGRWTRDRARATPDRVAVDDRGVTLRYHDLDDRAGDLSAAFRAAGYGIGDRVATITGNSQDRVVPGRRADLPERAPQRPVRDDDPLLIAFTSGTLGRAKGVVLTHSNCFWTNLSLSPMTEITSKGVVLAVMPQYHVGGWNIQPLLAWWMGATVVLERTFDPGRVLQLIQDRRITTIMGVLANYLFVAQHPNFAETDLSSLNHAVVGGAPMPAPLLRTWHARGVALTQGYGLTEASPNVLCLPNEDAPSMLRYAGKPYAHVEVVVADPVTGEHRAGASTGELLVRGPCVFSGYFRAPEETARTLRDGWLHTGDLVRRDEHGYFAVIDRLTDIYISGGESVAPAEVENVLFEHAVVADVAVIGVPDDRWGEVGVAFVVTEPGVAESAERLLVYARSQLSGFKVPAHVRFVPQIPRSLGSKVLRRELLASWQNNLVGGAR; encoded by the coding sequence GTGAATGAAACACCCCCCACTGACGGGCTGCACACCCTCGGCCGCTGGACCCGCGACCGTGCCAGGGCCACCCCCGACCGCGTCGCCGTCGACGACCGCGGCGTCACGCTGCGCTACCACGACCTCGACGACCGGGCCGGCGATCTCTCCGCCGCTTTTCGGGCGGCCGGGTACGGTATCGGCGACCGGGTGGCGACGATCACCGGCAACAGCCAGGACCGGGTCGTGCCGGGCCGTCGCGCCGACCTTCCGGAGCGTGCGCCGCAGCGCCCGGTGCGCGACGACGACCCGTTGTTGATCGCGTTCACCTCCGGCACCCTCGGCCGGGCCAAAGGGGTTGTGCTCACCCACTCCAACTGTTTCTGGACCAACCTGTCTTTGTCGCCCATGACCGAGATCACGAGCAAAGGTGTGGTGCTGGCGGTCATGCCGCAGTACCACGTGGGCGGATGGAACATCCAGCCGCTGCTGGCCTGGTGGATGGGCGCGACCGTGGTGCTGGAGCGTACCTTCGACCCGGGCCGGGTGTTGCAGCTCATTCAAGATCGGCGAATCACCACCATAATGGGTGTGCTGGCAAACTACCTGTTTGTGGCGCAGCATCCGAACTTCGCCGAAACCGACCTGTCGAGCCTGAACCACGCTGTCGTCGGTGGGGCGCCGATGCCCGCACCGCTGCTGCGCACCTGGCATGCTCGCGGCGTCGCACTGACCCAGGGGTATGGGCTGACCGAGGCCTCGCCGAACGTGCTGTGCCTGCCCAACGAAGACGCCCCCAGCATGCTCAGGTACGCCGGAAAACCGTACGCGCACGTCGAGGTCGTTGTCGCAGACCCGGTCACCGGCGAACATCGGGCCGGGGCGAGCACGGGGGAGCTGCTTGTACGCGGCCCCTGCGTGTTCTCCGGGTATTTTCGCGCCCCCGAGGAGACCGCCCGCACCCTCCGAGACGGATGGCTGCACACCGGTGACCTCGTTCGTCGCGACGAACACGGGTACTTCGCCGTCATCGACCGGCTCACCGATATCTATATCTCGGGCGGCGAGAGCGTCGCCCCCGCCGAAGTGGAGAACGTTTTGTTTGAACATGCTGTCGTGGCCGACGTCGCGGTCATCGGGGTCCCCGACGACCGCTGGGGCGAAGTGGGGGTCGCCTTTGTTGTGACCGAACCGGGCGTCGCGGAGTCGGCGGAGAGACTCCTGGTGTACGCCCGAAGCCAGCTGTCGGGGTTCAAGGTGCCCGCGCACGTGCGATTCGTGCCGCAGATACCCCGATCGCTGGGCAGCAAGGTGCTGCGCCGGGAACTTCTGGCAAGCTGGCAGAATAACCTCGTTGGAGGTGCCCGGTGA
- a CDS encoding ATP-binding cassette domain-containing protein, which translates to MGSPLDCTPPFTHSHSVQQHERPFHAGNKEVPGTVASGIAISLADQAAQNQVLYLVQRQNQLAGTLSGGQQQMVSLARALLNRNGLLLVDEPTKGLAPRIVGDVVQTLLTAAQTVPILLVEQNLQVIRQLADRVVVLSGGRVVFTGLATELLDDPERIQRYLGVSAGAADPADAAVPQ; encoded by the coding sequence TTGGGTTCACCGCTCGATTGCACCCCGCCCTTCACCCACTCACACTCCGTTCAACAGCACGAAAGGCCCTTCCATGCGGGTAACAAAGAAGTTCCTGGCACCGTCGCCTCCGGGATCGCGATCAGCCTTGCCGACCAGGCCGCCCAGAACCAGGTGCTCTATCTGGTGCAACGCCAGAATCAACTGGCCGGGACCCTCTCCGGCGGCCAACAGCAAATGGTCTCCCTGGCCAGGGCCCTGCTCAACCGCAACGGACTTCTTCTCGTCGACGAACCGACGAAGGGCCTCGCGCCCAGGATCGTCGGCGACGTCGTCCAGACGCTCCTCACCGCCGCTCAGACCGTGCCGATTCTCCTGGTCGAGCAGAACCTGCAGGTGATCCGGCAGCTCGCCGACCGGGTCGTCGTGCTTTCCGGCGGCCGCGTGGTGTTCACCGGGCTCGCGACCGAACTGCTCGATGACCCGGAGCGCATCCAGCGTTACCTTGGTGTCAGCGCCGGCGCGGCGGATCCAGCGGATGCGGCGGTGCCGCAGTGA
- a CDS encoding acetyl-CoA C-acetyltransferase, which yields MTAIDVVILAGSRTPQGRVNGQLASLTAVQLGTAAIAGALARAGVAPDQVDTVLMGQVLQAGAGQNPARQSAIGAGIPWNVPAMTLNKVCLSGLAAIIDAARLVRLGEADVVVAGGQESMSRAPHLLPGSRQGWAYGTVSMLDHAAHDGLTDAFDGLSMGLSTELANEKLGLTRLEQDAVAAASHQRTAAADAADVFANEITPVSVPQRKGDPLVLTTDEGVRGDSTTETLGRLRPAFSTDGNITAGNAAPLSDGASAVVVASKAWAEAHGLSWLAVIEASGQVAGPDNSLHSQPANAIASALTKQGWDAGDLDVVEINEAFASVVMQSSKVLGVSADKVNIHGGGIAMGHPIGASGARVALHAALELSRRGSGKAAVALCGGGGQGEALLLSR from the coding sequence ATGACCGCAATTGACGTCGTTATTCTTGCCGGGTCCCGTACGCCGCAGGGCCGCGTGAACGGCCAGCTTGCCTCCCTCACCGCCGTTCAGCTCGGCACCGCCGCCATCGCGGGTGCCCTCGCCCGCGCGGGCGTTGCCCCCGACCAGGTCGACACCGTTCTCATGGGCCAGGTGCTTCAGGCCGGTGCCGGCCAGAACCCCGCCCGCCAGAGTGCGATCGGCGCCGGGATCCCCTGGAACGTGCCAGCGATGACACTCAACAAGGTGTGCCTGTCCGGCCTCGCCGCCATCATTGACGCGGCCCGCCTCGTGCGCCTCGGCGAAGCCGACGTCGTGGTCGCCGGCGGCCAGGAGTCGATGAGTCGCGCGCCCCACCTTCTGCCCGGCTCACGCCAGGGCTGGGCCTACGGCACGGTCTCCATGCTCGACCACGCCGCGCACGACGGCCTCACCGATGCCTTCGACGGGCTGTCGATGGGCCTGTCCACCGAACTGGCCAACGAAAAGCTCGGCCTCACCCGCCTCGAGCAGGACGCCGTGGCCGCCGCCTCGCACCAGCGCACGGCTGCCGCCGATGCAGCGGATGTCTTCGCCAACGAAATCACGCCGGTGAGCGTGCCCCAGCGCAAGGGTGACCCCCTCGTGCTCACGACCGATGAGGGCGTTCGGGGCGACAGCACGACCGAGACGCTCGGACGCCTGCGCCCCGCGTTCTCCACGGACGGCAACATCACGGCCGGAAACGCGGCGCCCCTGAGCGACGGTGCGAGCGCCGTCGTCGTGGCAAGCAAAGCCTGGGCCGAGGCACATGGTCTCAGCTGGCTCGCCGTGATCGAGGCCTCCGGCCAGGTTGCCGGACCCGACAATTCCCTGCACTCCCAGCCGGCCAACGCCATTGCGAGCGCCCTGACGAAACAGGGCTGGGACGCCGGTGACCTCGACGTAGTCGAGATCAATGAGGCATTCGCCTCCGTTGTCATGCAGTCGTCGAAGGTGCTCGGCGTTTCGGCCGACAAGGTGAACATTCACGGTGGCGGCATCGCCATGGGCCACCCGATCGGCGCGTCGGGGGCGCGCGTGGCGCTGCACGCCGCACTCGAGCTCTCCCGTCGGGGAAGCGGCAAGGCGGCCGTGGCGCTCTGCGGCGGCGGCGGCCAGGGCGAGGCACTGCTGCTCTCGCGCTAG
- a CDS encoding lysophospholipid acyltransferase family protein yields MTGANEEPQDDAEVVSPPRAKRPGFVYFLGYGIMAPIARFVFRPHITGRENIPKTGPVIFASNHLSFIDSIVIPLTAPRRVQFLAKSTYFTGTGFSGWVSRNFFTSIGAVGVERGAGQAAQVALDAGRSILDAESAFAIYPEGTRSLDGRLYRGRTGVAWLALTTGAVVVPVGLIGTQEIMPVGSKTPRIRKITVAFGEPIDVSAHGTADSGKARRQATDEIMAAIHELSGQELARTYNESPPSGTLLRLADKVFPRERV; encoded by the coding sequence GTGACCGGTGCCAATGAAGAACCCCAGGACGACGCTGAAGTCGTCTCCCCCCCGCGTGCAAAACGACCCGGATTCGTGTATTTCCTGGGCTACGGAATCATGGCCCCGATCGCCAGATTTGTTTTTCGTCCACATATCACAGGCCGCGAGAACATCCCCAAAACCGGTCCCGTCATTTTCGCGAGCAACCACCTGTCCTTCATTGACAGCATCGTCATCCCGCTCACCGCGCCCCGGCGGGTGCAGTTCCTCGCCAAGTCCACATACTTCACCGGGACCGGATTCAGTGGCTGGGTGTCGCGTAACTTCTTCACGTCCATCGGCGCGGTCGGTGTGGAACGTGGGGCCGGGCAGGCCGCACAGGTTGCGCTCGACGCGGGGCGCAGCATCCTCGATGCTGAGAGTGCATTCGCGATTTATCCGGAGGGCACCCGCTCGCTCGATGGGCGACTCTACCGCGGACGCACCGGGGTGGCCTGGCTCGCGCTTACGACCGGTGCCGTCGTCGTGCCGGTTGGCCTGATCGGCACGCAAGAGATCATGCCGGTGGGAAGCAAGACGCCCCGCATCCGCAAGATCACCGTGGCGTTCGGTGAACCGATCGACGTGAGTGCGCACGGAACGGCCGATTCGGGCAAGGCACGCCGTCAGGCGACCGACGAGATCATGGCCGCCATTCATGAGCTGTCCGGCCAGGAACTCGCCAGGACCTACAACGAATCGCCCCCCTCCGGAACCCTGCTCCGGCTCGCCGACAAGGTCTTCCCGCGCGAACGGGTGTAG
- a CDS encoding TetR/AcrR family transcriptional regulator — MSAAEPRTARGALTKRKLIEAAEDVFSRVGYSDASISRITEAAGIGQGTFYLYFDSKLQIFNELVEDLNHRVRQAMSAASASTTNRLDSERAGFRAFFQFTADHPALYRVVREAEFVSPGALRMHYSRIVEGYIAGLRAAGQAGEISDIDPTVAAWALMGVGEMIGMRWVLWGDPTTADAQSGSDADPFASGTRQVPEHVFEQMMRFIEGALGRPAASVGSPGATSVTASDENRGTDD; from the coding sequence GTGAGCGCCGCCGAGCCGCGCACCGCGCGCGGGGCACTGACCAAACGCAAACTGATCGAAGCGGCCGAAGACGTCTTTTCCCGCGTCGGATACTCCGACGCGTCGATCTCGCGCATCACGGAGGCCGCCGGCATCGGCCAGGGCACGTTCTATCTGTATTTCGATTCGAAACTGCAGATCTTCAACGAACTCGTCGAAGACCTCAACCACCGGGTGCGTCAGGCGATGAGTGCAGCATCGGCGTCGACCACGAATCGTCTCGACTCTGAGCGGGCCGGGTTTCGCGCGTTCTTCCAGTTCACGGCCGACCATCCGGCGCTGTACCGGGTGGTTCGGGAGGCGGAGTTCGTCTCGCCAGGGGCCCTGCGCATGCACTACTCGCGCATCGTCGAGGGGTACATTGCGGGGCTGCGAGCGGCTGGGCAGGCGGGCGAGATCAGCGACATTGATCCGACCGTTGCGGCGTGGGCCTTGATGGGCGTCGGCGAAATGATCGGCATGCGCTGGGTGCTGTGGGGGGACCCAACGACTGCCGATGCACAGTCCGGCTCCGACGCCGATCCGTTTGCGAGTGGGACCCGACAGGTCCCCGAGCATGTTTTCGAGCAGATGATGCGCTTCATTGAGGGTGCCCTCGGGAGGCCGGCGGCATCCGTCGGATCGCCCGGCGCGACATCCGTAACCGCTTCCGACGAGAACCGAGGC